One Oryzomonas sagensis DNA segment encodes these proteins:
- a CDS encoding CoB--CoM heterodisulfide reductase iron-sulfur subunit B family protein — protein sequence MTPKKALNYAYYPGCSLHASAGEYDLSTRELFKKLDIGLTEVPDWFCCGATPAHNVDELLSLSLCAKNLELAEQVEGDLAVACAACFSRLKTAQHVLAESDIKRRQVEKAIDAPVPLTSNVKHLLDILARDLGLEQLEQAVTKPLAGLKVACYYGCLLTRPTDVPNLDCVEAPTIMEDILKAAGAETVAWSHRMECCGANFTLSRPGVVIQLSHAILDSAKEAGADCIMVACPLCHGNLDIRQKEIEGVYNTEYAMPVFYITQLVGLATGLGADKLGLDALIVNPMPLLKEKGLV from the coding sequence GTGACCCCCAAGAAGGCTCTCAACTACGCCTACTATCCCGGCTGTTCGCTCCATGCCTCGGCCGGCGAATACGACCTTTCGACCCGGGAGTTGTTCAAAAAACTCGACATCGGCCTGACGGAGGTGCCGGACTGGTTCTGCTGCGGCGCCACCCCGGCCCACAACGTGGACGAACTGCTCTCCCTCTCCCTGTGCGCCAAAAACCTGGAACTGGCCGAACAGGTGGAGGGCGATCTGGCGGTCGCCTGCGCCGCCTGCTTCTCGCGGCTCAAGACCGCTCAACACGTCCTCGCGGAAAGCGATATCAAGCGCAGGCAGGTGGAAAAGGCCATCGACGCCCCGGTGCCCCTGACGAGCAACGTCAAGCACCTGCTGGACATCCTGGCCCGCGACCTGGGACTGGAACAGCTGGAACAGGCCGTCACCAAGCCGCTTGCCGGCCTGAAGGTGGCCTGCTACTACGGCTGTCTCCTGACCCGGCCCACCGACGTGCCGAACCTGGATTGCGTCGAGGCGCCGACCATCATGGAAGATATCCTGAAAGCGGCCGGGGCCGAAACAGTGGCCTGGAGCCACCGCATGGAATGCTGCGGCGCCAACTTCACCCTGTCGCGACCCGGCGTGGTCATCCAGCTCTCCCACGCCATCCTGGATTCGGCCAAGGAGGCCGGCGCCGACTGCATCATGGTGGCCTGCCCCCTGTGCCACGGCAACCTGGATATCCGCCAAAAGGAGATCGAGGGGGTCTACAATACCGAGTACGCCATGCCGGTTTTCTACATCACCCAACTGGTGGGCCTGGCTACCGGCCTGGGAGCGGACAAACTCGGCCTGGACGCCCTGATCGTCAACCCCATGCCGCTGCTGAAAGAGAAAGGTTTGGTGTAG
- a CDS encoding 4Fe-4S dicluster domain-containing protein, with protein sequence MNDNPIDTTIYAAVTEAIQDEARRILSEGSVSAVVGYAAARRKGSAQPVVITQADDAGKLIFSAACVNNLAVYLTKAKKEIPKAGKIGIVVKGCDLKALVGLMGESQLKREELYLIGVPCAGVLASTAQPARELTGDTIAPKCRECDNHLPQGCDFVPDQRPVTLELAGKYSAEIARLEAMTPAERWAYWKEQFKKCIKCYACRQVCPFCFCEQCLCDRNKPQMVETTPRPAGNTAWHIVRAMHLAGRCAGCAECERVCPMDIPLNLLNRKMAKELKELYDYEAGFEVREKGPLAMYDEKDDQSFIK encoded by the coding sequence ATGAATGACAATCCCATCGACACAACCATCTACGCCGCCGTCACCGAGGCGATCCAGGACGAGGCGCGACGTATTCTGTCGGAAGGTAGCGTCTCCGCCGTAGTCGGCTATGCCGCCGCGCGGCGCAAAGGTTCTGCCCAGCCGGTGGTCATTACTCAGGCCGACGATGCCGGTAAACTGATCTTCTCCGCCGCTTGCGTCAACAACCTGGCCGTCTACCTGACCAAGGCCAAGAAGGAGATCCCCAAGGCCGGGAAGATCGGCATCGTGGTCAAGGGGTGCGACCTGAAGGCGCTGGTGGGGCTGATGGGTGAGTCCCAGCTGAAGCGGGAGGAGTTGTACCTGATCGGCGTTCCCTGCGCCGGGGTACTGGCCTCCACGGCCCAGCCTGCCCGGGAACTGACCGGCGACACCATCGCCCCCAAGTGCCGCGAATGCGATAACCACCTGCCCCAGGGATGCGACTTCGTGCCGGACCAGCGACCGGTCACCCTCGAGTTGGCGGGGAAGTACAGCGCCGAGATCGCCCGCCTGGAGGCCATGACCCCGGCCGAGCGCTGGGCCTACTGGAAAGAGCAGTTCAAAAAGTGCATCAAGTGCTACGCCTGCCGCCAGGTCTGCCCGTTCTGCTTTTGCGAGCAGTGCCTGTGCGACCGCAACAAGCCGCAAATGGTGGAGACCACCCCCCGCCCGGCCGGCAACACGGCCTGGCACATCGTCCGGGCCATGCACCTGGCCGGCCGCTGCGCCGGCTGCGCCGAGTGCGAACGGGTCTGCCCCATGGACATCCCGCTCAACCTGTTGAACCGCAAGATGGCCAAGGAGCTGAAAGAGCTGTACGACTACGAGGCTGGGTTCGAGGTGCGGGAAAAGGGGCCGTTGGCGATGTACGACGAGAAGGATGACCAGAGTTTTATAAAATAA
- a CDS encoding GxxExxY protein produces the protein MTREEIDSLSNKVIGALIEVHRCLGPGLLESAYEECLCRELELRGIAFERQASLSIAYKGIQIDAAYRIDILVENALILELKSVAKLESIHEAQVLTYLKLKNLWLGLLINFNVSVLKDGIRRMVNG, from the coding sequence ATGACCAGAGAAGAAATCGATTCTTTATCGAATAAGGTCATTGGAGCGCTGATTGAGGTTCACCGGTGTTTGGGACCGGGACTTCTGGAATCGGCTTACGAAGAATGTCTTTGTAGAGAGCTTGAGTTGCGAGGAATTGCATTTGAAAGGCAAGCATCATTATCCATAGCCTATAAAGGCATACAGATTGATGCAGCGTATCGAATTGACATTCTTGTCGAGAATGCCTTGATTCTTGAGTTAAAGTCAGTTGCTAAACTTGAATCCATCCATGAAGCTCAGGTGTTAACATATTTAAAATTGAAGAATCTATGGCTGGGGCTTCTTATAAACTTCAATGTTTCTGTCCTTAAAGACGGCATCAGACGAATGGTCAATGGTTAG
- the pstS gene encoding phosphate ABC transporter substrate-binding protein PstS: MFSTIRKTVLTLALVASVCVAGQASAETLINGAGATFPYPLYSKWFSEYAKIDTSVKFNYQSIGSGGGIKQITAGTVDFGASDKFLSDAELKAAPGKLLHIPTVMGAVVVTYNLPGVHKGLKLRSSDVADIFLGKITKWNDKRIADDNPGVKLPNEPIIVVHRSDGSGTTSIFTDYLSSVNQEWHGKVGKGASVNWPIGLGGKGNEGVAGQIKNTKNSIGYVELAYAFENKLPYATLMNKNGKFVEPSIKTTSAAAAGAVKHMPADYRVSLVNQPGDDAYPIVGFTWLVVYEHQKDAVKGKKLVEFLNWELHKGQKMAAGMLYAPLPAPVVKMVEKTIKTIKH; this comes from the coding sequence ATGTTTTCAACCATCCGTAAGACCGTTCTGACCCTCGCCCTGGTGGCGTCGGTCTGCGTTGCGGGCCAGGCTTCCGCGGAGACGCTGATCAACGGCGCCGGGGCCACCTTCCCCTATCCGCTCTACTCCAAGTGGTTCAGCGAATACGCCAAGATCGATACCTCGGTGAAATTCAACTACCAGTCCATCGGCAGCGGCGGCGGCATCAAGCAGATCACCGCCGGCACCGTGGACTTCGGCGCCAGCGACAAGTTCCTCTCCGACGCAGAACTCAAGGCCGCCCCGGGCAAGCTCCTGCACATCCCGACCGTCATGGGCGCCGTGGTCGTCACCTACAACCTGCCCGGCGTTCACAAGGGGCTCAAACTCCGCTCCAGCGATGTGGCCGACATCTTCCTCGGCAAGATCACCAAGTGGAACGACAAGCGCATCGCCGACGACAACCCGGGGGTGAAGCTCCCCAATGAGCCGATCATCGTGGTGCACCGCTCCGACGGCAGCGGCACCACCAGCATCTTCACCGATTACCTCTCCAGTGTTAACCAGGAATGGCACGGCAAGGTCGGCAAGGGTGCTTCCGTGAACTGGCCCATCGGCTTGGGCGGCAAGGGTAACGAGGGTGTTGCCGGTCAGATCAAGAACACCAAGAACTCCATCGGCTACGTCGAATTGGCCTACGCCTTCGAAAACAAGCTCCCCTATGCCACGCTGATGAACAAAAACGGCAAGTTCGTCGAGCCCTCCATCAAGACCACCAGCGCTGCCGCAGCAGGCGCGGTCAAACACATGCCGGCCGACTACCGCGTATCCCTGGTCAACCAGCCGGGCGACGACGCCTATCCCATCGTCGGTTTCACCTGGCTGGTGGTGTACGAACACCAGAAGGATGCGGTCAAGGGGAAGAAGTTGGTGGAATTCCTGAACTGGGAACTGCACAAGGGGCAGAAGATGGCCGCAGGGATGCTCTATGCGCCGCTCCCCGCACCGGTCGTGAAGATGGTTGAGAAAACCATCAAGACCATCAAGCACTAA
- a CDS encoding CoB--CoM heterodisulfide reductase iron-sulfur subunit A family protein — MSRIGVFICHCGENISRTVDVERVAAQVGTLPGVAFSTDYKYMCSDPGQGLLKKAIQEQRLSHVVVAACSPRMHEKTFRKAVESAGLNPFLCEMANIREHCSWVHEDREEATRKAIEIVGMMVERVKKNRVLPTITVPVTKRSLVIGGGIAGIQAALDIADCGHEVVLVEREPSIGGHMAQLSETFPTLDCSQCIMTPKMVDVANHPKIKLYTYAEIEHVEGYIGNFQVTVRKKARSVDEDKCTGCGVCMTKCPQKKIPNTFDRNLGMRPAIYVPFPQAVPNTPVIDRENCTKFKTGKCGVCQKVCGPGAVDYEQEDQLIVEPVGAIVVATGFDLYSIEEKPKGSPIKGYGEFGHGKIPDVIDGMTFERLASASGPTGGKILRPSDGREPKQIVFIQCVGSRAREKGISYCSKICCMYTAKHTMLYHHKVHDGQAYVFFMDARTPGKSYDEFWRRSIEEEEAVYIRGMVSRLYQKGDKIVVMGSDIAVGVQVEIEADMVVLATAVQPQKGADTLAQKLGISYDKYHFYSEAHAKLRPVECATAGIYLAGACQGPKDIPDTVSQASAAAAKVMTLFAKDKLEREPIVAKVREAGCVGCFYCQKVCPYGAVEEKEIRDRQGNLVKVVAYVNPGVCGGCGTCQATCPSKSVELDGYTDEQIVAMIEAL, encoded by the coding sequence ATGTCCAGAATAGGCGTATTTATCTGCCACTGCGGTGAGAACATCTCCCGGACGGTCGATGTGGAACGGGTTGCGGCCCAGGTCGGCACCCTGCCCGGCGTGGCCTTCTCCACCGATTACAAATACATGTGTTCCGACCCCGGCCAGGGGCTTTTGAAAAAGGCCATCCAGGAGCAGCGGCTCTCCCACGTGGTGGTGGCGGCCTGCTCGCCCCGCATGCACGAGAAGACCTTCCGCAAGGCGGTGGAGTCGGCCGGGCTGAACCCCTTCCTCTGCGAGATGGCCAACATCCGCGAGCACTGTTCCTGGGTCCACGAGGACCGGGAGGAGGCCACCCGAAAGGCCATCGAGATCGTGGGCATGATGGTGGAGCGGGTCAAGAAGAACCGCGTGCTCCCCACCATCACCGTGCCGGTCACCAAACGGTCCCTGGTCATCGGCGGCGGCATCGCCGGCATCCAGGCCGCCCTGGACATCGCCGATTGCGGCCACGAGGTGGTCCTGGTGGAGCGGGAACCCTCCATCGGCGGGCACATGGCCCAACTCTCCGAGACCTTCCCGACCCTAGACTGCTCCCAGTGCATCATGACCCCCAAGATGGTGGACGTGGCCAATCACCCCAAGATCAAGCTCTACACCTATGCCGAGATCGAGCACGTGGAAGGGTACATCGGCAACTTCCAGGTCACGGTGCGCAAGAAGGCTCGCTCGGTGGACGAGGATAAATGCACCGGCTGCGGGGTCTGCATGACCAAGTGCCCCCAGAAGAAGATTCCCAACACCTTCGACCGCAACCTGGGCATGCGCCCGGCCATCTATGTGCCGTTCCCCCAGGCGGTGCCCAACACGCCGGTCATCGACCGGGAGAACTGCACCAAGTTCAAAACCGGCAAATGCGGGGTCTGCCAGAAGGTATGCGGCCCGGGCGCCGTTGATTACGAGCAGGAAGACCAACTGATCGTGGAACCGGTGGGCGCCATCGTGGTAGCCACCGGCTTCGACCTCTACTCCATCGAGGAGAAGCCCAAGGGCTCCCCCATCAAGGGGTACGGGGAGTTCGGCCACGGCAAGATCCCGGACGTGATCGACGGCATGACCTTCGAGCGCCTGGCCTCCGCCTCCGGCCCCACGGGCGGCAAGATCCTCCGCCCCTCCGACGGCAGGGAACCGAAGCAGATCGTCTTCATCCAGTGCGTCGGCTCCCGGGCCCGGGAAAAGGGCATCTCCTACTGTTCCAAGATCTGCTGCATGTACACCGCCAAGCACACCATGCTCTACCACCACAAGGTGCATGACGGCCAGGCCTATGTCTTCTTCATGGACGCCCGCACGCCGGGCAAGAGCTACGACGAATTCTGGCGCCGCTCCATCGAGGAGGAAGAGGCGGTCTACATCAGGGGCATGGTCTCCCGCCTCTACCAGAAGGGTGACAAGATCGTGGTCATGGGGAGCGACATCGCCGTGGGGGTGCAGGTGGAGATCGAGGCCGACATGGTGGTGCTGGCCACGGCCGTGCAACCCCAGAAGGGGGCCGACACCCTGGCCCAGAAGCTGGGCATCTCCTACGACAAGTATCATTTCTATTCCGAGGCCCACGCCAAGCTGCGCCCGGTGGAGTGCGCCACGGCCGGCATCTACCTGGCCGGCGCCTGCCAGGGGCCCAAGGATATCCCCGACACCGTCAGCCAGGCCTCGGCCGCCGCGGCCAAGGTCATGACCCTCTTTGCCAAGGACAAGCTGGAACGGGAACCGATCGTGGCCAAGGTCAGGGAGGCCGGCTGCGTGGGATGTTTCTACTGCCAAAAGGTCTGCCCCTACGGTGCGGTGGAGGAGAAAGAGATCCGCGACCGCCAGGGCAACCTGGTCAAGGTGGTGGCCTACGTCAACCCCGGCGTCTGCGGCGGCTGCGGCACCTGCCAGGCCACCTGCCCATCCAAGAGCGTGGAACTGGACGGCTATACCGATGAGCAAATTGTCGCGATGATAGAAGCGTTATGA
- a CDS encoding hydrogenase iron-sulfur subunit has product MTGRNETVHTEGQKHAFEPKIIAFVCTWCTYAGADLAGTSRMQYPANVRVLKFPCTGRIDPVFILKAFQQGADGVLVSGCHPGDCHYIAGNFHARRRFAAFRKLLEFVGIDLGRLQFSWVSAAEGGKWVEMVTDLTERVRHMGPMQEFKELALEEQWSGVIDTPELKEVYNSI; this is encoded by the coding sequence ATGACAGGGAGAAATGAAACAGTGCATACCGAAGGACAGAAGCACGCGTTCGAGCCCAAGATCATCGCCTTTGTCTGCACCTGGTGCACCTATGCCGGGGCCGACCTGGCCGGCACCAGCCGCATGCAGTACCCGGCCAACGTGCGGGTGCTCAAGTTCCCCTGTACCGGACGCATCGATCCGGTCTTCATCCTCAAGGCTTTCCAGCAGGGGGCCGACGGCGTCCTGGTGTCCGGCTGCCACCCGGGGGACTGCCACTACATCGCCGGCAACTTCCACGCCCGCCGCAGGTTCGCCGCCTTCAGGAAACTCCTGGAGTTCGTGGGGATCGATCTGGGCCGCCTGCAATTCTCCTGGGTCTCGGCCGCCGAGGGGGGCAAATGGGTGGAGATGGTCACCGACCTGACCGAGCGGGTAAGACACATGGGGCCGATGCAGGAGTTCAAAGAACTGGCCCTGGAGGAGCAGTGGTCCGGGGTTATCGACACACCGGAGTTGAAGGAAGTTTATAACTCAATCTAA
- a CDS encoding ATP-binding protein: MGFRLKLMLSYLLLIVAIAGSFYLYMDHVLETNLVEESRTSLQSQAKLARLLVMSDHMKLPPQQLAEMVGSTIRERLTLIAPDGRVIGDSDVKGAKLGELQNHLDRPEVQAALASGTGIAMRYSETLKTDMLYVAMTYGNGKTDGFVRLAMPLSYLTNSSNALHRVVGVAVLLTTLAALLLSYILSNLTSRPLRNMAAAAARIGRGESPVRIPATAHDEVGELARVLNDMSERIEQQMQRLSSEKQQLDTILRGMGEGVMVTSPEGAITLVNPAFRRLFSLSGDVEGKKLIEISRHPDLLAAFTALGAAEGEELIREITIQPGEITLLTHWAPLAVDGRKSGVVAVFHDISDMKKVENIRRDFVANVSHELRTPVSVIKGYAETLLDGALQSDADRAARFVEIILSHSERLSALINDILTLSTLESRALVLDRHPLDISGTMRKTYMLLEENANRKDIRMQLDIPAGLPRVLADQGRVEQVLVNLLDNAIKYTPPQGMVTLSVRPGDDPGFLKIAVADTGIGIPFKDLPRIFERFYRVDEARSRDQGGTGLGLAIAKHIVQLHGGEISVTNNEFGKGSIFSFTLPIAAA; encoded by the coding sequence ATGGGATTCCGCCTGAAATTGATGCTGTCGTATCTGCTGTTGATCGTTGCGATCGCCGGCAGTTTTTATCTGTATATGGATCATGTCCTGGAGACGAACCTGGTGGAGGAGAGCCGGACGAGCCTGCAGAGCCAGGCCAAGCTGGCCCGCCTTCTGGTGATGTCCGACCATATGAAGCTGCCCCCCCAGCAGTTGGCCGAGATGGTCGGTTCCACCATCAGGGAGCGGCTGACCCTGATCGCACCCGATGGCCGTGTTATCGGCGATTCGGACGTCAAGGGCGCCAAGCTCGGTGAGTTGCAGAACCACCTGGACCGCCCCGAGGTGCAGGCGGCCCTCGCCTCGGGGACCGGCATCGCCATGCGCTACTCCGAGACCCTCAAGACCGATATGCTCTACGTGGCCATGACCTATGGGAACGGCAAGACCGACGGTTTTGTGCGGCTGGCCATGCCGCTGTCCTACCTCACCAACTCCAGCAATGCCCTGCATCGCGTGGTGGGCGTCGCCGTACTGCTGACCACCCTGGCCGCCCTGCTGCTGAGCTATATCCTGTCCAACCTGACCTCCCGCCCCCTGCGGAACATGGCCGCGGCAGCCGCCCGCATCGGGCGCGGCGAATCGCCGGTGCGGATACCGGCGACGGCCCATGACGAGGTAGGGGAGCTGGCCCGCGTGCTCAACGATATGAGCGAACGGATCGAGCAGCAGATGCAGCGGCTCTCCTCGGAAAAGCAGCAGCTGGACACGATCCTGCGCGGCATGGGGGAAGGGGTGATGGTCACCTCGCCCGAGGGGGCGATCACCCTGGTGAATCCGGCGTTTCGCAGGCTCTTTTCCCTCTCGGGCGACGTGGAGGGGAAGAAGCTGATCGAGATCTCCCGCCATCCCGATCTCCTGGCGGCCTTTACGGCCCTGGGGGCCGCCGAGGGGGAGGAGCTTATCCGGGAGATCACCATCCAGCCGGGGGAGATCACCCTTTTGACCCACTGGGCGCCGCTCGCCGTGGACGGCAGGAAGAGCGGGGTCGTGGCGGTGTTCCACGACATCAGCGACATGAAGAAGGTGGAGAATATCCGCCGCGATTTCGTCGCGAATGTGTCCCACGAATTGCGCACCCCGGTATCGGTCATCAAGGGGTACGCCGAGACGCTGCTGGACGGGGCGCTGCAGTCCGATGCGGACCGGGCCGCGCGTTTCGTGGAGATCATCCTCAGCCATTCCGAACGGCTGTCCGCCCTGATCAACGACATTCTCACCCTCTCGACCCTGGAGTCCCGGGCGCTGGTCCTGGACCGCCACCCGCTGGACATCTCCGGCACCATGCGCAAGACCTACATGCTGCTGGAGGAGAACGCCAACAGGAAGGACATCAGGATGCAGCTCGACATCCCGGCAGGGCTGCCGCGGGTGCTGGCCGACCAGGGGCGCGTGGAGCAGGTGCTCGTGAACCTGCTGGACAACGCCATCAAATACACCCCGCCCCAGGGCATGGTGACCCTCTCGGTCCGCCCGGGCGATGACCCGGGGTTCCTGAAGATCGCCGTCGCCGATACCGGCATCGGCATCCCGTTCAAGGATCTCCCCCGCATCTTCGAACGTTTTTACCGGGTGGATGAGGCGCGCAGCCGTGACCAGGGGGGGACCGGACTGGGGCTGGCCATCGCCAAACACATCGTCCAGTTGCACGGCGGGGAAATCTCCGTGACCAACAATGAGTTCGGCAAGGGGTCCATCTTCTCGTTCACCCTGCCCATTGCCGCCGCCTGA
- a CDS encoding response regulator transcription factor gives MKNILIIEDEKDLTELLVFNLEKEGFKMQWSYDGLEGLEAARRDPPDLVVLDLMLPGMMGTDVCKELRKDGRTSQVPVLMLTAKGEEIDRVVGFEVGADDYLVKPFSMRELLLRIRAILRRCDSQPSSAAEGGISIGDISIETERHRVLSAGNEVELTSTEYKLLLYLAERPGRVLSRELLLQNVWSYNNVGDTRTVDTHITRLRGKLGKPGDLIKTVRSFGYKIEE, from the coding sequence ATGAAAAATATCCTGATAATCGAGGATGAAAAAGATTTGACCGAACTGCTCGTGTTCAACCTGGAGAAGGAAGGGTTCAAGATGCAGTGGTCCTATGACGGTCTGGAAGGCCTTGAAGCGGCGCGCCGCGACCCCCCGGACCTGGTTGTGCTCGACCTGATGCTGCCGGGCATGATGGGGACGGATGTGTGCAAGGAGTTGCGCAAGGACGGCCGCACCAGCCAGGTCCCGGTGCTCATGCTCACCGCCAAGGGCGAGGAGATCGACCGGGTGGTCGGTTTCGAGGTGGGGGCCGACGACTACCTGGTGAAGCCGTTTTCCATGCGCGAACTGCTGCTGCGCATCCGGGCGATCCTGCGGCGGTGCGACAGCCAGCCGTCATCCGCGGCCGAAGGGGGCATCTCCATCGGGGATATTTCCATCGAAACCGAACGCCACCGCGTGTTGAGCGCCGGGAACGAGGTGGAGCTGACCAGCACCGAATACAAGCTTCTGCTCTACCTGGCGGAGCGCCCCGGCCGGGTGCTGAGCCGGGAACTGCTCCTGCAGAACGTGTGGAGCTACAACAACGTGGGGGACACCCGGACCGTTGATACCCATATCACCCGCTTGCGCGGCAAATTGGGCAAACCGGGCGATCTGATCAAGACCGTACGCAGCTTCGGCTACAAGATAGAGGAGTGA
- the pstC gene encoding phosphate ABC transporter permease subunit PstC — protein sequence MQNSAQGIKGDAIFRGFTLLLACSIIVILLLMTAEMVKESLPAISRFGWGFIGGSTWDAVQEEFASLPYLYGSIVSSILAILLATPLSIGTALFITELAPRKVGAATAALVELLAAIPSVIYGLWGILVMTPWLQSTIQPFLIEHFGFLPFFRGAPYGVSMLAAVFILMIMIVPIITSITKEVLMAVPSSQKEAAIALGATRWEMIRMAVLPYGRSGILGAVILGLGRAIGETMAVTMVIGNTPQISLSLLSPAYTMPSVIANEFAETTTKMHASALMEIGLILLFVTLVINFLARMLLWSVTRKWKGGVA from the coding sequence ATGCAGAACAGCGCACAAGGCATCAAGGGTGACGCCATATTCCGGGGATTCACCCTGCTCCTCGCCTGCAGCATCATCGTCATCCTTCTGCTCATGACCGCCGAGATGGTGAAGGAGAGCCTGCCGGCCATCAGCCGTTTCGGCTGGGGATTCATCGGCGGCAGCACCTGGGACGCCGTCCAGGAGGAGTTTGCCTCGCTCCCCTACCTGTACGGCTCCATCGTTTCCTCGATCCTGGCGATCCTGCTGGCCACCCCGCTGAGCATCGGCACCGCCCTGTTCATCACCGAACTGGCGCCCCGCAAGGTCGGCGCTGCCACCGCCGCCCTGGTCGAGCTCCTGGCCGCCATCCCCAGCGTCATCTACGGCCTGTGGGGCATCCTGGTCATGACCCCCTGGCTCCAGAGCACCATCCAGCCGTTCTTGATCGAGCATTTCGGCTTTCTCCCCTTTTTCCGGGGGGCACCCTACGGGGTCAGCATGCTGGCCGCCGTCTTTATCCTGATGATCATGATCGTGCCGATCATCACCTCCATCACCAAGGAGGTCCTGATGGCGGTGCCGTCGAGCCAGAAGGAGGCGGCCATCGCCTTGGGAGCGACCCGCTGGGAGATGATCCGCATGGCCGTGCTCCCCTACGGCCGCTCCGGCATCCTGGGCGCGGTGATCCTCGGCCTGGGCCGGGCCATCGGCGAGACCATGGCGGTCACCATGGTGATCGGCAACACCCCCCAGATCTCCCTGTCGCTCCTGTCGCCGGCCTACACCATGCCCAGCGTCATTGCCAACGAGTTCGCAGAAACCACCACCAAGATGCACGCCTCGGCGCTGATGGAGATCGGCCTGATCCTCTTGTTTGTGACCCTGGTGATCAACTTCCTGGCCCGCATGCTGCTCTGGAGCGTCACCCGCAAGTGGAAAGGAGGCGTGGCATGA
- a CDS encoding 4Fe-4S dicluster domain-containing protein produces the protein MKKKKMLLSTETMDVDFVRKVEALSGTSVRRCFQCGKCSAGCPMATFMEHPPNRVVRLLQLGQWQRILAGRSIWYCASCETCSTRCPNKVHLASIMDALRKLSWDAEGPSKESYVQLANRLFLQNIRTYGRQYEMRLAAVFNVKSGQFLKDLMLGPKLISKGKLKMFHQKNKNMTEIEKIFGRIEEMRKNGEAL, from the coding sequence GTGAAAAAGAAGAAGATGCTTCTTTCGACCGAGACCATGGACGTGGATTTCGTCCGCAAGGTCGAAGCCCTCTCCGGGACATCGGTCCGGCGTTGCTTCCAGTGCGGCAAGTGTTCGGCCGGCTGCCCCATGGCCACCTTCATGGAGCATCCCCCCAACCGGGTCGTGCGACTGCTCCAGCTCGGCCAGTGGCAACGTATCCTGGCCGGCCGCTCCATCTGGTACTGCGCCTCCTGCGAGACCTGCTCCACCCGCTGCCCGAACAAGGTGCACCTGGCCTCCATCATGGATGCCCTGCGCAAGCTCTCGTGGGATGCCGAAGGGCCGTCCAAGGAGAGTTACGTGCAGTTGGCCAACCGGCTCTTCCTGCAAAACATCCGCACCTACGGCCGCCAGTACGAGATGCGCCTGGCCGCCGTGTTCAACGTCAAATCCGGTCAGTTTCTCAAGGACCTGATGCTGGGGCCCAAGCTGATCAGCAAGGGCAAACTCAAGATGTTCCACCAGAAAAACAAGAACATGACCGAGATCGAAAAGATCTTCGGCCGCATCGAGGAGATGCGTAAAAACGGGGAGGCCCTGTGA